A region of the Pricia mediterranea genome:
CGGCCCAGCAATTGAACCGCGCCGGCCATCGGGTCACGGTTTTCGAACGGGACGAAAAACCGGGTGGACTGCTCCGTTATGGCATTCCAGATTTTAAGATGGAAAAGCATATTATCGATCGAAGATTGAACGTGATGGAAGATGAAGGTATCCGGTTCAAATGCGGTGTGAATGTCGGACAGGATATCACCGGCGAAACGCTAAAAAACGACTTTGACGCTATCGTACTTTGTGGTGGCGCTACGGTCCGAAGAAATCTGCCCTTGGAAGGCGCCGATTTGAACGGGGTGGTGCAGGCGATGGACTTTCTTCCACAAAATAATCGCAGGGTCGATGGTGTTACGAACTTCGACGAAGAGATTCTGGCCACCGATAAGAATGTTATCGTTATCGGAGGCGGCGATACCGGATCGGACTGTATCGGCACCTCGTTCCGGCAGGGCGCTAAATCAGTCTCCAACTTCGAGATTATGCCCATGGCGACCACGGAACGTCCCGAAGGACAGCCTTGGCCTTTCTGGCCAATGCGTTTGCGAACCAGCTCATCCCATAAAGAAGGTGCCGAACGTTTTTTCAGTATCTCGACAAAACGCTTCGAGGGCGACACGGCCGGCAATCTAACCAAATTGATCACCTCGGAGGTCGAGTGGGTCAGGGAACCAGGGAAATCGACAGTACTTAAGGAAATCGAGGGTACCGAAAAAACGTGGGAATGCGATTTGGCCCTACTGGCTTTAGGGTTCACCGGCTCTGAAATGACCCTAGCGGAACAATTGGGCCTTGAAGCCGATGGCAGGACTAACATTAAGGCTTCAGAAAATAATTACATGACCAACGTCCCGGGTGTTTTCGCCGCGGGAGATCAACGTCGGGGACAGTCGCTAATCGTGTGGGCCATCTCCGAAGGAAGGGAAGCTGCCTACCATATCGACACTTATCTTATGGGAAGATCGGAACTTCCGTTAAAAGGTGAAGGTGATTTGCCAAGAGTGTAGGATTCTGGACCCATCTTTAAAATCGCTATGGTAGTAACCCGGACGAAAGCGCCTGTCGGCGGCGTTCACTCTTGGGATAAAACACCAAAAATCATCTGTGGTGCAGCAAAAAAAAAGTCCCGTTCGCTATCTGCGTACGGGACTCTGAAGGGGGCGGCGACCTACTCTCCCACCCTTTCGGGCAGTACCATCGGCGCTGGCGGGCTTAACTTCCCTGTTCGGAATGGAAAGGGGTGGGCCCCGCCGCCATGGCCACCTGGATCTTTGATGTTTTTATGACATAAAAAAAAATTGGGACAGGTTGTATCGAAGCAAGGGACACGTTCTCAGGTAAAGGCCACCGTTGCGCGACCGCGCACGTAAAAGGCTTTCCGCGCCCCCCGTTCCCGGGGGGGCGGTCTTTGCGCAAGCCGTACGGGCAATTAGTACCGCTCGGCTGCGGACATTGCTGCCCTTCCACCTGCGGCCTATCGACCCCATCGTCTATGGGGGCCCTTTAAAGAAATCTCATCTTGCGGCGGGTTTCGCGCTTATATGCTTTCAGCGCTTATCCCTTCCCGACATAGCTACCCGGCGATGCCCCTGGCGGGACAACCGGTGCACCAGCGGTCGGTCCGGCCCGGTCCTCTCGTACTAGGGCCAGGTCCGCTCGAATTTCTAACGCCCGCAGTAGATAGAGACCGAACTGTCTCACGACGTTCTGAACCCAGCTCGCGTGCCACTTTAATGGGCGAACAGCCCAACCCTTGGGACCTTCTCCAGCCCCAGGATGTGACGAGCCGACATCGAGGTGCCAAACCCCCCCGTCGATATGAGCTCTTGGGGGAGATCAGCCTGTTATCCCCGGCGTACCTTTTATCCTTTGAGCGATGGCCCTTCCATGCGGAACCACCGGATCACTATGCTCTAGTTTCCTACCTGTTCGACCTGTATGTCTCACAGTCAAGCGCCCTTGTGCCATTGCACTCTACACATGATTGCCGACCATGTTGAGGGCACCTTTAGAAGCCTCCGTTACTCTTTTGGAGGCGACCACCCCAGTCAAACTACCCACCACGAACTGTCCCCCCTTGCGGGGGTTAGGCCCCGATCAAGCAAAGGCCGGTATTTCAAGGACGGCTCCAGGCTGCCTGGCGACAGCCCTTCGAAGCCTCCCGGCTATCCTACACGTTGCTTGACCAAGGTCAATACGAAGCTATAGTAAAGGTGCACGGGGTCTTTTCGTCCCACTGCGGGTAACCGGCATCTTCACCGATACTACAATTTCACCGAGCTCATGGCCGAGACAGTGTCCAGATCGTTGCACCATTCGTGCAGGTCGGAACTTACCCGACAAGGAATTTCGCTACCTTAGGACCGTTATAGTTACGGCCGCCGTTTACCGGGGCTTCGGTTCGACGCTTCCCGTACAAGTACGGTGACGTCTCCCTTTAACCTTCCGGCACCGGGCAGGTGTCAGGCCCTATACTTCATCTCTCGATTTAGCAGAGCCCTGTGTTTTTGATAAACAGTCGCCTGGACTCTTTCACTGCGGCCCCCCGCACTGCTGCGGGGGGCGACGCTTCTCCCGAAGTTACGCGTCCATTTTGCCTAGTTCCTTGGCCATGAATCTCTCGAGCGCCTTAGAATACTCATCCCGACCACCTGTGTCGGTTTGCGGTACGGGCCGCACATCTCGCTTTTCTCGGCAGTCGATACCCTGGATTGTCGCCTCGGCCGGAGCCTCGGCGTACTGTCCCCCGCTTCCACGGGGTTCAACGTGCAATTCCGTCTGCACGCACCAGGCCCTCGCCTGCGTCGCTTTCATCGATGTGCGGGTACGGAAATATTAATCCGTTGTCCATCCGCTTCCCCCTTCGGGTCCGCGTTAGGTCCCGACTGACCCCCGGCCGATTAGCGTGGCCGGGGAAACCTTGGTCTTTCGGCGTGCGGGTTTCTCGCCCGCATTATCGTTACTTATGCCTACATTTTCGTTCGAGACCGCTCCACCGCCCCTCGCAGGTGCGGCTTCCGCGCCGTCTCGATGCTCCCCTACCCCTTGTAG
Encoded here:
- a CDS encoding glutamate synthase subunit beta is translated as MGKITGFLEFDRKDEAYAPVEERVKNYKEFTRPLPEKELRDQGARCMDCGIPFCHSGCPLGNLIPDFNDAVYQGKWDKAADILHATNNFPEFTGRLCPAPCEEACVLGINEDPVSIENIEKNIAETAFEKGWIKPEPPENRTDKKVAVVGSGPAGLAAAQQLNRAGHRVTVFERDEKPGGLLRYGIPDFKMEKHIIDRRLNVMEDEGIRFKCGVNVGQDITGETLKNDFDAIVLCGGATVRRNLPLEGADLNGVVQAMDFLPQNNRRVDGVTNFDEEILATDKNVIVIGGGDTGSDCIGTSFRQGAKSVSNFEIMPMATTERPEGQPWPFWPMRLRTSSSHKEGAERFFSISTKRFEGDTAGNLTKLITSEVEWVREPGKSTVLKEIEGTEKTWECDLALLALGFTGSEMTLAEQLGLEADGRTNIKASENNYMTNVPGVFAAGDQRRGQSLIVWAISEGREAAYHIDTYLMGRSELPLKGEGDLPRV